TTCCGGCGTCTCCGTCTCGTCGGGCGTGTCCGTCCCGTCCGGGGTGTCCGTTCCATCAGGCGTCTCAGTTCCCGGTTCGGGGCTGCTCGGCTCCTCTTCGGCCATCGTCACCTCGAGTTCCTGTGGATCCGACAGGCCGATGAGGACGTTCTCACCGTCCACTTCGTCGTTCCCGCGGACGAAGATGTAGACGTTGTACTCACCCGTCTCGGAGACCGAGACGGTCCCAGTGTACTCCATCGATCCGTTCTCCGACAGTGACTCCTGGGCCACGATGTTCTCGGAGCCGTCCTCGGCGACGACGACCTCGACGTCGTTCGGTGACGGCGCGCTCGCCTCTTCGGTCAGCGTCGTGCTCACCGCGAACGACGTGCCCGCCTCGGCCGTGTCGGGGATCTGCTCGGAGACGGCGTATCCCTTGACGACGACCGGCATGAGCGTCTGAATACTCCCGTCGGCGTACACCGCTGCGAAGTAAGTACCCGGAGAGAGCGATCCCGTCGAGAACGTCACGGAATCGCTCCCGGTCCCGTCAGCGTCGTCCTCGTATCCACGATTACTGTCGCGGAGTTCGACGGTGTACGACGCATTGGTCGGGGCGGTCACATCGAGGACGAGGCGATCACCCTGCGAAACACGGGCGGACTCGTCAATATCGAAGGAGTCACCGCCGAACGAGACCGTCCGATCGGGTGTATCGACCGCGCTCGGAGATGATAGTTCGTACGTCGCTGCGCCGACCGAGGCGGGGAACAACCCAGCGGCGACAACGACGAGTGTCAACGCAAGGACGAGATTCACTCGTCTGGACATGGTACCACACACACTCCTGAGGAGTGTCAAGAAGGTTTCGAGAACCGCATCAGAGCTGGGCTGTTCCGGTCCGACCGATCGCGAGATATCTGGCCGCTGAGCGACGCGGTTAAAATTCGGTATGAGGCCTGTCCGAGGTCCTACGCGCGTACGGACGATTATCGACGAACTCCACGTTCACCCGAGGCGACGTCGAAAGTAACTAGACGATCATTATGTCACAACGGTGGTTTTAATGTCTACTCCGTTACCCGACTCACGGACGGTTCGCGTCTCAGGACGATAGGGGTCCCAAATCGTCGGCTCACGGCCGTATTCGCGTCGAACGGGCGTCCGTGTAAGAGATTGTACCAGCGAAGCGCGTAAAATCAATCCCAGCGTCGAGAAATAACACAACAAATATGTGACTTTGGTTAGGACAGTACCGTATGCGAGACAGGTCACCCCTTCGACTAATCGCCGTGTTCGTCTCTGTCCTGGTCGTGACCGGGGCGATACCGGCCGCGGCCGTAGGAGCGTACACTGACACTGACAACCCGGTCGAGCCGCGCGAAGCGGTCTCGGCTGGCTTCCAGGACGTTTCGAGCAACATCGAGGTGTGGGACCGCGCGGCGCTCCCACTCCGTATCGACTCCGACAACGGTGACACCGTCGTCGGAAACGTCGACCAACAGGTGAGTATCGAGCAGCTGAACATCGACCGGGCGCGGCTCGATACGGGCGACATCGCCGTGTACGACGATCAGGCGACGCTCGATCTGGAGTTCGAGAGCAAGACCTTCGCGTCGACCGGCCAGTTCGCCAATCAGGACGCCCAGCTGATCGCGGCGCACATCGACGGCAGCAGCGGTCAGACGGACGCGCTGGACTCGAACTCGCCGGCCACGGCGAACCAGCTGCTCTCGCTGCTGACCGCCGAGGGCGCGGAGTTCGATCTGGTCGAGAACTACGGAACCCTCGACGGCAACGGCGAGCTGACCGGCTCGTACGACCTCGGTGACGAGGACCAAGGCCCCGGCTTCTACGTGTTCTTCCTCGTGCAGGACTACGACCAGGAGGCCGGAACCTGGGGCGTCACTGACAGTGGCTTCGAGGAGAGCAACGGCGACCTCAGCGTCTCCGGTGACGCGCGCGTGCTCGGCCTCGACACGGCGATGGTCCACGAGGAGTCCTCCAGCGCCACGCCCGAGCAGCAATCGTACGCCGCGGGCTCGGACGTCACCTTCGACGTCGACGGCGACGAGGGAGACGCCACGACGCACGCGATCGTCGTCTACGACGAAGAGGAGTTCGAGGGACGCGACGTCATCACGGAGATCGACGGAAACCTCAACGGTGATCTGAGCGCGGACCAGGTGACGGTCAGGCGCGAGATCGAATCCGTCAGAGGTGTCGCGTCGGTCCAGAGCTCGCTCGACACTCCCGGCGTCGGGGCGCTCGGTGATTCCCGCGTCTCGGGGGTGTTCAGCGGCGCACAACTCGTCGAGTTCGTCGCCGACCAAGCGAACGCCGAGGATCCCCTCGACGAGACGACGGACGACTCCATGACGCTCGACGCGTCAGTTACGGTGGCCCCGAACACCAACGGCGAAGGGGTCCGGGTCGGAACGCTCTCCGAGTGGGAGCCCGGTGAGTACACTTACGTCCACATCGCCTCGGGCGGAGACTCCGGGATCGAGACCACGTCGGGAACGGTGACCATCACCGAGGCCGAGGAAGAAAACCCAGGTCTCAGCAAGATGCTCGAAGGTGAGCGTGGGACCAAGTTCCAGATGCCGTCCGGCGGCAGTGTGACCGAACTCGGTCTGGAGTTCGGCAGTGAAGTCAGCGGGATGGTCACGGTCTCCGAGCGCGAGAGCGCACCGGAGGACTCGCTGAACGCGCAGGAAGGCGTCGAGGACCCGGTCTACCTCGACATCACCGCGCCGAACGGCGAAGGTGAGACGATCATCACCGCGACGTTCCAGAAGTCCAGCCTCGACGGTCTCGATCCCAACGACTTCTCGCTGTGGAACTACAGGGACGGCCAGTGGGTCCAGCTCGAGACGACCCTCCTTTCGGAGACCGAGACGACCGTGACGTACAGAGCGGTCACGACCAGTTTCTCACCCTTCGCGCTCGGTGAGTCGGTGGACGGCTCCGATGGATCGTCGCCGAGCGAGTCGGTGACGGCCGACGGCGACAGCAGTGACAGCGACATCGAAGCGCTGCTCCGGACGTCGCTCGACGGCGTCTCCTCGGGCGACTTCACGGTCGGTGAGGGGAGCGACGTCCTCGAGAGCCTCTCGATGGAGTTCGACGGTGAGTCCAGCGGCGATCTCGTCATCCGCGAGTTCGACCGCCCCGCGGGCTACACCGACTACGAGGGCGAGAACGACCAGATCCTGACGGTGGTCGACCTCGAACCGCCGACGGACGTCCGCTACGATTCGGGCAGCGTCACGTTCGAGCTGAAGCAGTCCGCGCTCGACTCGCTCGGCGTCTCCGCTGACGGGCTGCAGATCCAGGCGTACGACACCTCGTCGGGCTCGTGGGACACCCTCGAGACCGAAGTCGTCGCGAGCGACGACGAGACCGCGACGCTCCGTGCCGACGTGTCGGACTTCGGCACCTACGTGATCTCGCGCGCACCGGCTCAACAGCAGACGACGGCGACGCCGACCGAGACGGCGACGCCCGACGACACGGCCACCGAGACGGCGACCGAAGCGCCCGCAGCCGAAGAGGAGACGGCGACGGCCGAACCCGAGATGGAGACGGAGACGGACGTCCCGCAGGCCAGCGGGAGTGACGAGAGCTCGACGGAGACCACGTCGACGGAGTTCCCCGGTCTCGGAATCACCGTGACGATCGTGGCGTTCGTGATGACGCTGCTCGCGCTGGGCCGGCGTCGGCTCGAGTAGACGTCGCGTTCTATCCGATTCGGCGCGGCTTTTCTACCCGAGATTCGTAAAACGACAAACCTCTTCGTTCTCAAACGCTGAATCGTGGTTGCAAGCCTTCGCCGTCTGGTGAAATCGATGTCAAAGTTAACACGACCCGGTCGGTCGAAGTATGCCGGTTGTGTCGCACTGTGTCGGGTTCTCTCTGGCCTCAAGGAGCGACCGGAGGGAGCGAGTAGGCCGGAGGCTCCACCTCGAAACTGCTGAACCTGGTTTCTTGGGTCGGCGTTTCGAGCACGAAACTCCGTCTTTCATGCTCTGGAAGCTCATCGGAGGGTTCCTCGAGAATGTTCTCTCTTTCTACCTGATCCAAGGAGAGAGTCCCACCGTTCACGGCGAGGAAGATGTCACCACCGTCTGGCGTACCACCAGTCATACATCGGAGAGACCGACATCTTCCGGAACAAGCGTGAATCCAAGCGTTCGAAAATCACCGTCGAAAGCGAAGATATGCTCAATATGCCGCTCGTCGGCGAGAATACTGGTCGTATGATCCACAAAGGAGATCTCCTGGTCATCGTAGTCTTCGAATCGTTCAGCCGCAGTCTCGAAGGTAGCTCTACCAATGGGAACGACGTTGATGCTCTCCGAGTTTCGAATGGCGTTCAGAGCCCGAACAGCGTCTCTGTGTCCGAGTTTGTATAAAGTGAGAGTTGCAAGTTCTGAGAGAACGGATTGTGAGGTGAATATCGGGCGGTAGGCGACATCACCTGAGCGGATGTTATCAAAAACCCGGGTAGCGGTCTGATGATGCTTGTCATCTTCATCGGCACGAGCGTAGAATGCTCCCGTATCAACGAATATCGGTGTTGCACCTGGCTTGTTCATGCAGATTCTTCGCCGTACAGAACCTCATCGACTCTCTCAGATACGTCAGATTCGCCAGATGCGCCGGGTTCAAACTCCCAAAATGGATCATCCGGGTCGACTCCTCGTGCGGGGTCCTGTTCGTGCACGATCCACCACACAACCCTTCCTGCTGTTTTTCGACTGGCAACGTGACCCTGTTCCTCCAAGGTGCGAAGCTTCCGGCGTGCCGTTTCCCGGGAACAATCGAAAGTCTCAGCAACGTCACCAGACGTGACTACCGGACCCTCTACAGCCTCAAAGACACCGAGAACGTCGTCGAGCGTGACGGTCTCCGTATATCGTCCAGTGTCGCCGCGTTCACGAGACATAATTGAATGTTTGGAATCGATATTCAAAGACCTATTGGTGTACACCTTGTGGGATACCTTAACCGGTATACCACGTGCCGTACATTATGTGCGTGAGCACCCGTGTTCGGTTAAATTGAGAAATCGAGAGACTTGTCGAACGTGCAAGACACGCTGCCATCGACGCGATAACCAGTGAGCTCGCGACCCAAGAAATCGAGGTCTCCTCGGACGGGCTGTGTTAACTTAGGAACGAGGCGGTTGATGTTCGAATGTTCTATGCCCGAGATCAACCGCCTCAGTCGAAATACGAGTGGATTGACTTGGAATTTGTGGAGCGACAGCGGGTACCCGAGTTCGTGATTCAAGTAGGAATTCAGCTCTATATTGCGGGATTATTGCTCTCGAATACCAAACAATATCTTGAGAAGTTGGGTGTCGAGCGGAGTCAAACCGCGATTCACGACTGGGTGCGGAAGGCAGATCTACAGCCCGACAGCGATGTGAGTCCGAATCAGATTGCAGTTGGCGAACCGGTGATCAGCGTCAACGGCCAGCGCCACTGGCTGTACGCTGCGGTCGGCCCCGAGACAAACCAGTTCCTTCACGTACGGCTGTTTCAGACGCGCACAACGGAACTTACCGTGCTGTTTCTTCGTGAACTCCGCGAGAAACAGCAGCTCACCGACGTCACATTCTTGATCGATGCTGCGACTCATTTGAAAGCCGCACTCGACCGACTCGGCCTCCGATTTCGAGTGAACCACCATGGAAATCGGAACAGCGTCGAACGTATGTCCCGTGAGGTAAAACGACGAAGATCTTCGTTTTCGAATCCGTTCTCGGACGGTGATCGGAGAGGGCCCGGCAGTCCGCACCGACAGTCGGTCGACGGTCATCTCGGTCGCTCATCTCGATGAACAGTAACTCGGCTATCGAGCGGTCGGAGGGTCTGTCATCGCTCGAGCTTTCGGCGCAGCGCTCGGCAGGTGACGATGGGTCGAGATGAGCGATGGAGAAATGTAGATAGAGAAAGTAAGCTTACTCACGAATGGGCTGTGAGGGTGTCGCTCTGCCGGTGGTATCGAACGATTCCGCGCGAGACAACGACCGCCGACACGACACATGATACAGGGGAGTCCGGTAGTCCAAATCGGAGTCATCGTCGCGACAGTCCTCGGGCTGTGGGTCGGCGCTCGCCTGCTGGTCGATTCGGTGGTCCGACTAGCCCGCCGCGTCGGCCTGTCCGAACTCACGATCGGCTTGACTATTGTCGCTGCGGGCACCTCCACACCCGAACTGATCGTCTCCACCGACGCGGCCCTCGGTGGATTCGGTGACATCGCGGTCGGCAATATCGTCGGCTCGAACATATACAACCTCGCGTTTATTCTCGGTGTCGTCTCGCTGGTCCGGGTCATCCCGATCGAGCGGTCGCTGGTTCACCGCGACGGGGTCGCGCTCGTCGCGAGCGCACTCCTCGGTGGAGCCGTCCTGTTGGACGGGACGGTCAGTCGCCTCGAAGGTGTGGTCCTCGTCGGTCTGTTCGCCTTTTACACTGCGTATCTCCTCCGGACCGGTGGTGAGCCCTCCGACGGGGAGCCCCCCTCCGGAACGCCCACCGCGCGAACGGACAGAACGGGAGTCTCCGCCGCCGGGGAGGAGAGCGAGGCCGGAGCCGACGGGACGCAGGCCATCCCGACGGCGCTGACCGAACGAGTCGCGTTCCGTGGCCGCGACGTGCTCCTCGTGACCGTCGGCCTGCTGATCGTGTTGGTCAGTGGTGACCTCCTGGTCGGGGCGGCCACCAGTCTGGCCCGTGGTGCGGGCATCTCGGAGTGGGTCATCGGAGGGACCATCGTCGCCGCTGGCACCTCCACGCCGGAGTTCGCGGTCTCTCTGGTAGCGATGCGAACCGGACGAATCGGCGTCTCGGTCGGGAACGTCGTCGGGAGCAACGTGTTCAACATCCT
This Salinigranum marinum DNA region includes the following protein-coding sequences:
- a CDS encoding type II toxin-antitoxin system VapC family toxin; translated protein: MNKPGATPIFVDTGAFYARADEDDKHHQTATRVFDNIRSGDVAYRPIFTSQSVLSELATLTLYKLGHRDAVRALNAIRNSESINVVPIGRATFETAAERFEDYDDQEISFVDHTTSILADERHIEHIFAFDGDFRTLGFTLVPEDVGLSDV
- a CDS encoding DeoR family transcriptional regulator, yielding MSRERGDTGRYTETVTLDDVLGVFEAVEGPVVTSGDVAETFDCSRETARRKLRTLEEQGHVASRKTAGRVVWWIVHEQDPARGVDPDDPFWEFEPGASGESDVSERVDEVLYGEESA
- a CDS encoding PGF-pre-PGF domain-containing protein; this translates as MRDRSPLRLIAVFVSVLVVTGAIPAAAVGAYTDTDNPVEPREAVSAGFQDVSSNIEVWDRAALPLRIDSDNGDTVVGNVDQQVSIEQLNIDRARLDTGDIAVYDDQATLDLEFESKTFASTGQFANQDAQLIAAHIDGSSGQTDALDSNSPATANQLLSLLTAEGAEFDLVENYGTLDGNGELTGSYDLGDEDQGPGFYVFFLVQDYDQEAGTWGVTDSGFEESNGDLSVSGDARVLGLDTAMVHEESSSATPEQQSYAAGSDVTFDVDGDEGDATTHAIVVYDEEEFEGRDVITEIDGNLNGDLSADQVTVRREIESVRGVASVQSSLDTPGVGALGDSRVSGVFSGAQLVEFVADQANAEDPLDETTDDSMTLDASVTVAPNTNGEGVRVGTLSEWEPGEYTYVHIASGGDSGIETTSGTVTITEAEEENPGLSKMLEGERGTKFQMPSGGSVTELGLEFGSEVSGMVTVSERESAPEDSLNAQEGVEDPVYLDITAPNGEGETIITATFQKSSLDGLDPNDFSLWNYRDGQWVQLETTLLSETETTVTYRAVTTSFSPFALGESVDGSDGSSPSESVTADGDSSDSDIEALLRTSLDGVSSGDFTVGEGSDVLESLSMEFDGESSGDLVIREFDRPAGYTDYEGENDQILTVVDLEPPTDVRYDSGSVTFELKQSALDSLGVSADGLQIQAYDTSSGSWDTLETEVVASDDETATLRADVSDFGTYVISRAPAQQQTTATPTETATPDDTATETATEAPAAEEETATAEPEMETETDVPQASGSDESSTETTSTEFPGLGITVTIVAFVMTLLALGRRRLE
- a CDS encoding calcium/sodium antiporter, encoding MIQGSPVVQIGVIVATVLGLWVGARLLVDSVVRLARRVGLSELTIGLTIVAAGTSTPELIVSTDAALGGFGDIAVGNIVGSNIYNLAFILGVVSLVRVIPIERSLVHRDGVALVASALLGGAVLLDGTVSRLEGVVLVGLFAFYTAYLLRTGGEPSDGEPPSGTPTARTDRTGVSAAGEESEAGADGTQAIPTALTERVAFRGRDVLLVTVGLLIVLVSGDLLVGAATSLARGAGISEWVIGGTIVAAGTSTPEFAVSLVAMRTGRIGVSVGNVVGSNVFNILGILGFAAALRPLSVGPAALETTAWLLGISVLMVAALWTGRKLSRLEGGLFALSESVRWILGLLGLVG